One window of Nocardia nova SH22a genomic DNA carries:
- the sigJ gene encoding RNA polymerase sigma factor SigJ produces MTIGPDEIDQAELARRFEEHRPYLRRVAYSTLGSLSDADDVVQEAWLRLQRWYDNRSPGEQIDNLRAWLTTVTGRLALDQLGSARARREQYVGEWLPEPEVTSWDDPADRVSQDDRVTTALLVILESLSPAERTAFVLQDIFGMTGPEVADVVGRTPAAVRQLASRARKHVQDGTPRFPASRDEHEKVVSAFAAAWHSGDLSTLLGVLDENVTLTADGGGRVPAIRRPVSGAELVAKMFLGWYRAARGAWARLVQVNGRPGLMVFDGSHMGIMAFTVEQGHISSIAIVRNPEKLHDLPDGNPDWML; encoded by the coding sequence GTGACGATCGGACCCGACGAGATCGACCAGGCGGAACTGGCCCGCCGGTTCGAGGAGCACCGGCCGTACCTGCGCCGCGTCGCCTACAGCACGCTCGGCAGTCTGAGCGATGCCGACGATGTGGTGCAGGAGGCGTGGCTGCGCCTGCAGCGCTGGTACGACAACCGTTCTCCCGGTGAGCAGATCGACAACCTGCGGGCCTGGCTCACCACCGTCACCGGGCGGCTGGCTCTCGATCAACTGGGTTCGGCACGGGCCCGCCGGGAGCAGTACGTCGGCGAATGGCTGCCGGAGCCGGAGGTCACCTCCTGGGACGATCCGGCCGACCGCGTCTCACAGGACGATCGGGTCACCACCGCACTGCTGGTGATCCTGGAATCCCTGTCCCCGGCCGAACGCACCGCCTTCGTCCTGCAGGACATCTTCGGCATGACCGGCCCCGAGGTGGCCGATGTGGTCGGCCGCACCCCCGCCGCCGTCCGGCAGCTGGCGTCACGGGCCCGCAAACACGTGCAGGACGGCACGCCGCGGTTCCCGGCCAGCCGGGACGAACACGAGAAGGTGGTCTCGGCCTTCGCGGCGGCCTGGCATTCCGGTGACCTGAGCACGCTGCTGGGTGTGCTGGACGAGAACGTCACCCTGACCGCCGACGGTGGTGGCCGGGTGCCCGCGATCCGCCGCCCGGTGAGCGGCGCGGAACTGGTGGCCAAGATGTTCCTCGGCTGGTACCGGGCCGCGCGCGGCGCGTGGGCGCGGCTGGTCCAGGTCAACGGCCGGCCCGGACTCATGGTGTTCGACGGCAGCCATATGGGGATCATGGCCTTCACCGTGGAGCAGGGCCACATCTCCTCGATCGCCATCGTCCGCAACCCGGAGAAGCTGCACGACCTGCCCGACGGAAATCCGGACTGGATGCTGTAG
- a CDS encoding cobalamin biosynthesis protein, with protein MRGGQTGGGRLGGGRMGGGQTGGGWLGGGQTGGGRMGGGRTGGLGTIVVTALATWTALGGTTLARTGRSMADRLDATDIGGARAVLPSLCGRDPEALDADGLARAAVESIAENTSDATVAPLVWGAMAGVPGILGYRAVNTLDAMVGYRNERYRDFGWAAARTDDVANLLPARVSGILTTLLAPLIGGRPADAVRAWRRDARSHPSPNAGVAEATMAGALGVTLGGRTEYGHGVEMRPELGAGPAPVVPDLRRAVRMSEAVQAGAAGLAAAVAFLWRRH; from the coding sequence TTGCGTGGCGGCCAGACGGGTGGCGGCCGGTTGGGTGGTGGTCGGATGGGTGGCGGCCAGACGGGTGGTGGTTGGTTGGGTGGCGGCCAGACAGGTGGCGGCCGGATGGGTGGTGGTCGCACCGGGGGTCTCGGCACCATCGTGGTAACCGCATTGGCGACCTGGACCGCGCTGGGCGGGACGACCCTCGCGCGGACCGGCCGCTCGATGGCCGATCGGCTGGATGCGACGGACATAGGTGGCGCGCGGGCGGTGCTCCCGTCGCTGTGCGGTCGTGATCCCGAGGCGCTCGATGCCGACGGATTGGCCCGTGCCGCAGTCGAATCCATTGCCGAGAACACCTCCGACGCCACCGTCGCCCCGCTGGTGTGGGGTGCGATGGCGGGGGTGCCCGGGATTCTGGGATATCGCGCGGTCAACACCCTGGACGCCATGGTGGGCTACCGCAACGAGCGGTACCGCGACTTCGGCTGGGCCGCCGCCCGCACCGACGATGTCGCGAATCTGCTGCCCGCGCGAGTCAGCGGAATCCTCACCACGCTGCTGGCGCCCCTGATCGGCGGGCGTCCCGCCGACGCCGTGCGCGCCTGGCGCCGCGATGCGCGATCCCACCCGAGCCCGAACGCGGGTGTCGCCGAGGCGACGATGGCGGGCGCCCTGGGAGTAACTCTCGGCGGGCGAACCGAATACGGCCACGGCGTCGAGATGCGCCCCGAACTCGGCGCGGGACCCGCACCGGTGGTCCCGGATCTGCGCCGCGCGGTACGCATGTCGGAGGCGGTCCAGGCCGGGGCGGCAGGGCTCGCGGCCGCGGTCGCCTTCCTGTGGCGACGCCACTAG
- a CDS encoding SURF1 family cytochrome oxidase biogenesis protein, with translation MRRLTFLLRPSWAILAVVVVAFAYLCFTVLAPWQLGKNTSTSHRNDLIAASVKADPVPAAGLLESADGAAPAGTNPADTEWRRVIVTGSYVPGSTVVERLQHLDDQPAYGVLAAFRLDDGRIVLIDRGLVAAADGTRLPAIAEPPAGPQRLEGRVRRSEGTIPGKDPMVGDGLRQVYSVDTTQMSSVLGMRLTPFATGEQGGYLQLDSGQPGAFTPEPLPQLDAGPYLSYGLQWIAFGVMAPLGLGYFVYAEIRERRRDRAAASAEPTDPTTSAPVPSTAPDTGTAHTAATEPTAAAPTASATMTETPPAEMTNSPSATDETKKPHRTTADRLADRYGNRR, from the coding sequence CTGCGTCGGCTGACCTTCCTGCTGCGGCCCAGCTGGGCGATTCTGGCGGTCGTGGTGGTCGCGTTCGCCTATCTGTGTTTCACGGTCCTCGCGCCGTGGCAGCTGGGCAAGAACACGTCCACGTCGCATCGCAACGACCTGATCGCGGCGTCGGTGAAGGCCGATCCGGTCCCGGCGGCGGGTCTGCTCGAGTCCGCCGACGGCGCCGCGCCCGCCGGGACGAATCCGGCCGACACGGAATGGCGTCGCGTGATCGTGACCGGCAGTTACGTTCCGGGATCCACGGTGGTCGAGCGGTTGCAGCACCTGGACGACCAGCCCGCCTACGGTGTGCTGGCGGCCTTCCGGCTCGACGACGGCCGGATCGTGCTCATCGATCGCGGCCTCGTCGCGGCAGCCGACGGCACCCGGTTGCCCGCGATCGCGGAGCCACCGGCGGGCCCGCAACGGCTCGAGGGCCGGGTCCGCCGATCCGAGGGCACGATTCCCGGCAAGGATCCGATGGTCGGCGACGGCCTGCGCCAGGTGTACTCGGTGGACACCACCCAGATGTCGAGTGTGCTGGGCATGCGACTGACCCCCTTCGCGACCGGTGAGCAGGGCGGCTATCTGCAACTGGACTCCGGCCAGCCCGGCGCCTTCACCCCCGAACCCCTGCCGCAACTGGACGCGGGACCGTACCTGTCGTACGGCTTGCAGTGGATCGCCTTCGGTGTGATGGCTCCGCTGGGCCTGGGCTACTTCGTCTACGCCGAAATACGCGAGCGCCGCCGCGACCGCGCGGCCGCGAGTGCCGAACCGACTGATCCGACGACATCCGCTCCGGTCCCCAGCACCGCCCCGGACACCGGAACCGCCCACACCGCCGCCACCGAGCCGACAGCCGCCGCCCCCACCGCGAGCGCGACGATGACCGAGACGCCCCCCGCAGAAATGACGAACTCACCCTCGGCCACGGACGAGACCAAGAAACCGCACCGGACCACCGCCGACCGCCTCGCCGACCGCTACGGCAACCGCCGCTGA
- a CDS encoding low molecular weight protein-tyrosine-phosphatase has product MGELHVTFICTGNICRSPMAEKIFAAHVERAGLADRVRVSSAGTTAWHVGSDADPRTTALLRRHGYPIGHVAAMIGPDHTDADLLVALDTSHERELTRLRIPADRRRLLRSFDPGADDRDVPDPYYGDEADFELVREQIEAAVPALLDWVREQLGESATTGPRP; this is encoded by the coding sequence GTGGGCGAGCTGCACGTGACCTTCATCTGCACCGGGAACATCTGCCGGTCGCCGATGGCCGAGAAGATCTTCGCCGCGCATGTCGAGCGCGCCGGGCTGGCCGATCGGGTGCGGGTGAGCAGCGCCGGCACCACCGCCTGGCACGTCGGCTCCGACGCCGATCCGCGCACCACCGCCCTGCTGCGGCGGCACGGCTATCCGATCGGGCATGTGGCCGCGATGATCGGCCCCGATCACACCGATGCCGATCTGCTGGTCGCACTCGACACCTCACACGAGCGGGAGCTGACCCGGTTGCGGATTCCGGCGGACCGCCGCAGGCTGCTGCGCAGCTTCGATCCGGGCGCCGATGATCGCGACGTCCCCGACCCCTACTACGGCGACGAGGCCGATTTCGAACTGGTCCGCGAGCAGATCGAGGCGGCCGTGCCCGCCCTGCTGGACTGGGTGCGCGAACAACTCGGTGAATCCGCGACAACCGGACCACGGCCGTGA
- the cobC gene encoding Rv2231c family pyridoxal phosphate-dependent protein CobC encodes MRGEAAESRDGGAVPGTAAADIGDAGRAALRHHGDAEVRPGMLDFAVNVQGGAPPEWLRRRLADRLGDLGRYPSESEAEAVRATVAARHGRTAGEVLLLAGAAEGFAMLPRLTPKLAAVIHPSFTEPELALREAGVPVARVILDSPYELASARVPEDADLVVLGNPTNPTSVLHPRAAIEALRRPGRIVVVDEAFADAVPGEPESLAGQSYPDVVVLRSLTKTWALAGLRCGYLLGPAPILARLNHGRAHWAIGTLQLEAIAATSEPDAIAQADAAAHRIAADREAMIPRLRALGVEVCEPAAGPFLLIRVPDAELLRKRLADNDIAVRRGDTFPGLDNRFLRLAVRGPEAVDRLVAAIAAAGL; translated from the coding sequence GTGCGGGGGGAGGCGGCGGAGTCGCGCGACGGCGGGGCCGTTCCCGGCACAGCGGCCGCCGATATCGGGGATGCCGGGCGGGCGGCGTTGCGGCATCACGGGGACGCCGAGGTGCGGCCCGGGATGCTGGACTTCGCGGTGAATGTGCAGGGCGGCGCGCCGCCGGAATGGTTGCGGCGGCGGCTGGCGGACCGGCTCGGTGATCTGGGGCGGTATCCGTCGGAATCGGAGGCCGAGGCGGTGCGGGCGACGGTCGCCGCCCGGCACGGGCGCACCGCTGGGGAAGTCCTGTTGCTCGCCGGTGCGGCCGAGGGGTTCGCGATGCTGCCGCGGCTGACCCCGAAGCTCGCGGCGGTGATCCATCCGTCGTTCACCGAGCCGGAACTCGCCCTGCGCGAGGCGGGCGTCCCGGTGGCACGGGTGATACTGGACTCGCCCTACGAACTGGCCTCTGCCCGGGTGCCCGAGGACGCCGATCTGGTGGTGCTCGGCAATCCGACCAACCCGACGTCGGTCCTGCATCCGCGCGCGGCGATCGAGGCACTGCGGCGGCCCGGCCGGATCGTGGTGGTCGACGAGGCCTTCGCCGACGCGGTGCCCGGAGAGCCGGAATCGCTGGCGGGACAGTCGTATCCGGATGTCGTGGTGCTGCGCAGCCTCACCAAGACCTGGGCGCTGGCCGGACTGCGCTGCGGGTATCTGCTGGGCCCCGCGCCGATCCTCGCGCGACTGAACCACGGCCGCGCGCACTGGGCGATCGGCACGCTCCAGCTCGAGGCCATCGCTGCCACGAGTGAACCCGATGCGATCGCGCAGGCGGACGCGGCCGCGCACCGGATCGCCGCCGACCGGGAGGCGATGATTCCCCGCCTGCGCGCCCTCGGCGTCGAGGTCTGCGAACCCGCCGCGGGCCCCTTCCTGCTGATCCGGGTGCCCGATGCCGAGCTGCTGCGAAAACGACTGGCGGACAACGACATCGCGGTCCGGCGCGGTGATACCTTTCCGGGACTGGACAATCGGTTCCTGCGTCTGGCGGTGCGGGGGCCGGAGGCGGTCGACCGTCTGGTGGCCGCGATCGCCGCCGCCGGATTGTGA
- a CDS encoding Nif3-like dinuclear metal center hexameric protein: MVTDSTLADLIAILDDAYPPRLAESWDSVGLVCGDPAVPVERVLFAVDATAAVVDEAIAWGAHALVVHHPLLLRGVDTVAASTPKGALLHRLIRNDCALFTAHTNADSADPGVSDALAHALGLAVTGPLEPKPAAAVDTWVVFVPRTHTDAVLTALFEAGAGGAGSYRECGWRVPGTGQFRPMAGANPAIGRIGDLEFVEEDRIEVVAPPSARATVLAALRAAHPYEEPAFDITERAVLPTGRGLGRIGTLPTSESLRAFTARVRAALPGTVWGVRAAGDPDREIRTVAVCGGAGDSFLGTVARLGVDAYVTADLRHHPADEHLRAGGPALIDVAHWASEFPWCAQAEGVVRTGLPGVHTRISAVRTDPWTLGAADD, encoded by the coding sequence ATGGTGACCGATTCCACGCTGGCGGATCTGATCGCGATTCTGGACGACGCGTATCCGCCGCGGCTGGCCGAGTCCTGGGATTCGGTCGGCCTGGTCTGCGGTGATCCCGCCGTCCCGGTCGAGCGGGTGCTGTTCGCGGTCGACGCCACCGCCGCGGTGGTGGACGAGGCGATCGCCTGGGGTGCGCACGCCCTGGTCGTGCACCATCCGCTGCTGCTGCGCGGGGTCGACACCGTCGCCGCGAGCACCCCGAAAGGCGCACTGCTGCACCGGCTCATCCGCAACGACTGCGCGCTGTTCACCGCGCACACCAACGCCGACTCCGCCGATCCCGGCGTCTCGGATGCGCTCGCGCACGCGCTGGGACTCGCGGTGACCGGCCCCTTGGAACCGAAACCCGCTGCGGCGGTGGACACCTGGGTCGTGTTCGTGCCCCGTACCCACACCGACGCGGTGCTGACGGCGCTGTTCGAGGCCGGTGCCGGGGGCGCGGGGTCCTATCGCGAATGTGGTTGGCGGGTACCGGGAACCGGCCAGTTCCGGCCGATGGCGGGTGCGAATCCGGCCATCGGGCGCATCGGCGATCTGGAATTCGTCGAGGAGGACCGCATCGAGGTGGTGGCGCCGCCCTCGGCCCGCGCCACGGTGCTCGCCGCCCTGCGCGCCGCGCACCCGTACGAGGAACCGGCCTTCGACATCACCGAACGCGCCGTCCTGCCCACCGGCCGCGGTCTGGGTCGTATCGGCACCCTGCCCACATCGGAATCGTTGCGCGCCTTCACCGCCCGGGTGCGCGCCGCCCTCCCGGGCACGGTCTGGGGTGTGCGTGCGGCCGGTGATCCGGACCGTGAGATCCGCACCGTGGCGGTCTGCGGTGGCGCCGGTGACTCCTTCCTCGGCACGGTCGCGCGCCTCGGTGTGGACGCCTACGTCACCGCCGATCTGCGCCACCACCCCGCCGACGAACATCTGCGCGCGGGCGGCCCGGCACTGATCGACGTCGCCCACTGGGCGAGTGAATTCCCTTGGTGCGCACAGGCGGAAGGCGTGGTGCGCACCGGGCTGCCCGGTGTGCACACGCGGATCAGCGCCGTCCGCACCGACCCGTGGACCCTCGGCGCCGCCGACGACTGA
- a CDS encoding OsmC family protein: protein MTEHRYRVDVVWTGETTDYRSYSRNHEVLATGRPPLPGSADPVVGRGDPERWNPEQLLLASLSQCHMLWYLHLCAAAGIVVVDYLDEAEGVMNSRQFEQATLHPRVTITDGARTEEARDLHAEAHKRCFIANSVNFPVHHEPDIRTS, encoded by the coding sequence ATGACCGAACATCGTTACCGCGTGGATGTGGTGTGGACCGGTGAGACGACCGACTATCGGTCGTATTCGCGCAACCACGAGGTGCTGGCCACGGGCCGCCCGCCGCTACCGGGTTCCGCGGATCCGGTCGTCGGGCGGGGCGATCCGGAGCGCTGGAATCCCGAACAGCTGCTGCTGGCGTCGCTGTCGCAATGTCACATGCTCTGGTACCTGCATCTGTGCGCCGCGGCCGGAATCGTGGTCGTCGACTATCTGGACGAGGCCGAGGGCGTGATGAATTCCCGGCAGTTCGAGCAGGCCACGCTGCACCCGCGGGTCACCATCACCGACGGCGCCCGCACCGAAGAAGCCCGGGACCTGCACGCCGAAGCCCACAAACGCTGTTTCATCGCCAACTCGGTCAATTTTCCGGTACATCACGAACCGGACATACGCACCTCGTGA
- a CDS encoding zinc ribbon domain-containing protein, with product MNVEPSIQAKLLDLAAVDAELTRIAHRRQVLPEQQEVQRLETERTERKDAAVKVEIQLDDLDRDIRKLEGEIDAVRKREERDRGMLDSGSIGAKQLSELQHELGSLERRRGVLEDELLEVMERREAAEADHQHAGANLSRAEEDLTLAQSRRDDALADLDVAAQRCDTDREQLVTAFPADLLTIYDKQRAQNGVGAALLQARRCGACRIELDRGEISRIAATEPQVVVRCPECGAIMVRTKQSGL from the coding sequence TTGAATGTCGAACCATCGATCCAGGCCAAACTACTCGACCTCGCGGCCGTCGACGCCGAGTTGACGCGGATCGCGCATCGCCGTCAGGTGCTGCCCGAACAGCAGGAGGTGCAGCGGCTCGAAACCGAGCGCACCGAACGCAAGGACGCGGCGGTCAAGGTCGAGATCCAGCTCGACGATCTCGATCGCGACATTCGCAAACTCGAGGGCGAGATCGACGCCGTGCGCAAGCGCGAGGAGCGCGATCGCGGCATGCTCGACAGCGGCAGCATCGGGGCCAAGCAACTGTCGGAACTGCAGCACGAACTGGGCAGTCTCGAACGCCGCCGGGGGGTGCTCGAGGACGAATTGCTCGAGGTCATGGAGCGCCGCGAGGCCGCCGAGGCCGATCATCAGCACGCCGGGGCCAATCTGTCGCGCGCCGAGGAGGATCTGACGCTGGCGCAGAGCCGCCGCGACGACGCCCTCGCCGATCTCGACGTGGCCGCGCAACGCTGCGACACCGACCGCGAGCAGCTGGTCACCGCCTTCCCCGCCGATCTGCTGACGATCTACGACAAACAGCGCGCCCAGAACGGTGTCGGCGCCGCGCTGCTGCAGGCCCGCCGATGCGGCGCCTGCCGGATCGAACTCGATCGCGGTGAGATCTCCCGGATCGCCGCGACCGAACCGCAGGTCGTGGTCCGCTGTCCGGAATGCGGCGCGATCATGGTACGTACCAAACAGTCTGGATTGTGA
- a CDS encoding bifunctional RNase H/acid phosphatase, with the protein MTVRNVIVEADGGSRGNPGPAGYGAVIWDSDRATVLAERREFLGVTTNNVAEYRGLIAGLAAAAELGARTVEVRMDSKLVVEQMSGRWKVKHAAMIPLAERARQLVAGFDRVGFQWIPRDQNSHADRLANEAMDDAEVVTEVRDADRAVPGAPQDRTGSARGVEARLPSWIDEVADAQAAQRNTEAPTQVAGPGWTGAQGRPTRLLLLRHGQTALSVQRRYSGRGNPELTELGREQAARAAKYLAAKGDIAAVVTSPLDRARETAQAAAQALDVPVRVLDSLTETDFGEWEGLTFGEAAERDPDLHQRWLGDPSLPAPGGESFDAVRERVEAARRDLVALYPGQNVVVVSHVTPIKTLLQLALEVGPSLLYRLHLDLASLSIAEFYPDGGASVRLVNDTSYL; encoded by the coding sequence ATGACGGTGCGCAATGTGATCGTCGAGGCGGACGGCGGATCGCGGGGCAACCCCGGTCCGGCCGGCTACGGCGCGGTCATCTGGGATTCCGACCGGGCCACGGTCCTCGCCGAGCGACGTGAGTTCCTGGGCGTCACCACGAACAATGTCGCCGAATATCGCGGTCTGATAGCGGGTTTGGCGGCCGCGGCCGAACTGGGCGCGCGCACCGTCGAGGTGCGGATGGACTCCAAACTCGTGGTCGAGCAGATGTCGGGGCGCTGGAAGGTCAAGCACGCGGCCATGATTCCGCTGGCCGAGCGGGCCCGGCAGCTGGTCGCCGGATTCGATCGGGTGGGGTTCCAATGGATTCCGCGCGACCAGAATTCGCACGCCGACCGCCTGGCCAACGAGGCCATGGACGATGCGGAGGTGGTCACGGAGGTCCGTGACGCCGATCGGGCCGTGCCCGGCGCACCGCAGGATCGGACCGGCTCCGCCCGCGGTGTGGAGGCGCGGCTGCCGAGCTGGATCGACGAGGTCGCCGACGCGCAAGCGGCACAACGGAATACGGAGGCACCCACGCAGGTGGCCGGACCGGGCTGGACCGGTGCGCAGGGCCGCCCGACGCGGCTGCTGCTGTTGCGGCACGGCCAGACCGCGTTGTCGGTGCAGCGCCGCTACTCCGGCCGCGGTAATCCGGAACTGACCGAACTCGGTCGCGAACAGGCCGCCCGCGCGGCGAAATATCTTGCCGCCAAGGGCGATATCGCCGCGGTCGTCACCTCACCGCTGGACCGTGCGCGCGAGACCGCGCAGGCCGCCGCGCAGGCGCTCGACGTTCCGGTGCGAGTCCTCGACAGCCTCACCGAAACCGATTTCGGCGAGTGGGAGGGGCTCACGTTCGGCGAAGCGGCCGAGCGGGATCCGGACCTGCATCAGCGCTGGCTCGGGGATCCGTCGCTGCCCGCGCCGGGCGGGGAGAGTTTCGACGCGGTCCGCGAGCGGGTGGAGGCCGCACGCCGCGATCTGGTCGCGCTGTACCCGGGGCAGAACGTGGTGGTGGTCAGCCACGTGACGCCGATCAAGACGCTGTTGCAGCTGGCCCTCGAGGTGGGGCCGTCGCTGCTGTACCGGTTGCATCTGGATCTGGCGTCGCTGTCGATCGCCGAGTTCTATCCCGACGGCGGGGCCTCGGTGCGGCTGGTCAACGACACGTCGTATCTCTGA